A single genomic interval of Porphyromonas sp. oral taxon 275 harbors:
- a CDS encoding Ig-like domain-containing protein, producing MTYPKHTLCFVLAFLLSALFIGSCANQGAPEGGPYDTQPPRLLQANPSNKATGVRSRRLVLNFDEYIKLSSDQDKIIVSPAQLKPARITTSGHSVIIYLEDSLRPATTYSFYFDDAIMDNNEDNALEDFSYLFSTGDRVDSMQVSGRVVDALTYEPIGDLLIGAYHPGQMSDSTLAQRTFPYVSKSNKMGRFTLRGLPDSTYLVFATKDNDRNYRYNEPSEGLAFSPRSYRTSLKDSLRTDTLRIDSIVRRDTLHRDSLITRPYTYYYPQDVALRYSVPTIVRKGIERHSRVDSLLCRIEFLSPTGSFPVIRSLDKPSAPAAQLYLASMKGRTLDLWLRDAELIAGDSVRFALSYERSDSLQRVALHTDTLSFLKPRLRTPRTKKGEVEKSPLQLLASGATGLRAQSLEDSLKITASRPLAQLPKEALRLTVTVDSTTKPLDFTLVQDSLDRLSYSLHFARGYGRQYQLKLDSATVRDIYGAAADSLSFSQSTLAEQELGQLSVQLKGIHEHALVQLLDKSDAVITQTKALPLHKDSAQRASTQAKANPAPQSEASDAVLQQLLNKQRQQARGTADSLTQSPQKAASDSLSQPSAKPAASDSLGLLAVRFKDLKPGEYYLRLIVDADGDGAFTPGDYPRQPEEVFYCPQTFAIKKGFTTEEQWDIRATDPMESKPQELRKVKPDTAKKQRIDKNIEYYKRWGKGGKAAPQPQLAQPR from the coding sequence ATGACCTATCCCAAGCATACCCTCTGCTTCGTCCTTGCCTTCCTCCTCAGCGCCCTCTTCATCGGCAGCTGTGCGAACCAAGGCGCCCCAGAGGGAGGCCCCTACGATACCCAGCCTCCACGCCTCCTGCAGGCCAACCCCTCGAACAAGGCCACGGGGGTACGTAGCCGACGGCTCGTCCTCAACTTCGACGAGTATATCAAGCTCTCCAGCGACCAGGATAAGATCATCGTATCCCCCGCCCAGCTCAAGCCCGCGCGCATCACCACCAGCGGGCACAGCGTCATCATCTATCTAGAGGATAGCCTGCGCCCAGCGACAACCTACAGCTTCTACTTCGATGACGCGATCATGGACAACAATGAGGACAACGCCCTCGAGGACTTCTCCTACCTCTTCTCCACGGGGGACAGAGTAGACTCCATGCAGGTCTCGGGGCGCGTCGTCGATGCCCTCACCTACGAGCCCATCGGCGACCTGCTCATCGGCGCCTACCACCCAGGGCAGATGAGCGACAGCACGCTCGCCCAGCGTACCTTCCCCTACGTATCCAAGAGCAACAAGATGGGGCGCTTCACCCTGAGAGGCCTCCCCGACTCCACCTACCTCGTCTTCGCCACGAAGGATAACGATAGGAACTACCGCTACAACGAGCCTAGCGAAGGGCTCGCCTTCAGCCCGCGCAGCTACCGCACCTCGCTCAAGGACAGCCTGCGCACCGACACGCTGCGCATCGACTCCATCGTGCGGCGTGACACGCTCCACCGCGACAGCCTGATTACGCGCCCCTATACCTATTACTACCCCCAGGATGTAGCCCTGCGCTACTCCGTGCCCACCATCGTCCGCAAGGGCATAGAGCGCCACAGCCGAGTGGATAGCCTCCTCTGTCGCATCGAGTTCCTCTCCCCGACGGGTAGCTTCCCCGTCATCCGCTCCCTCGACAAGCCGAGCGCTCCCGCTGCGCAGCTCTATCTGGCGAGCATGAAGGGCCGCACCCTCGACCTATGGCTACGTGATGCCGAGCTCATCGCTGGGGACTCGGTACGCTTCGCCCTCAGCTACGAGCGCAGCGACTCCCTGCAGCGCGTAGCCCTGCATACCGATACGCTTAGCTTCCTCAAGCCCCGCCTACGGACGCCGCGCACCAAGAAGGGCGAGGTAGAGAAGTCCCCCCTGCAGCTACTGGCGAGCGGCGCCACAGGACTACGCGCCCAGAGCCTAGAGGATAGCCTCAAGATCACCGCAAGTCGTCCCCTCGCTCAGCTGCCCAAGGAGGCGCTGCGGCTGACGGTGACGGTGGACTCCACGACGAAGCCTCTTGACTTCACCCTCGTACAGGACAGTCTCGACCGCCTCAGCTACAGCCTACACTTCGCCCGAGGCTATGGGCGACAGTATCAGCTGAAGCTCGACTCGGCCACTGTACGCGACATCTACGGGGCAGCCGCCGACTCGCTGAGCTTCAGCCAAAGCACCCTTGCGGAGCAGGAGCTCGGCCAGCTCTCCGTCCAACTCAAGGGCATACACGAGCACGCCCTCGTGCAGCTCCTCGACAAGAGCGACGCCGTCATCACCCAGACCAAGGCGCTCCCCCTTCATAAGGACAGCGCGCAGCGCGCTTCGACACAGGCCAAGGCCAACCCTGCACCCCAGTCCGAGGCCTCCGATGCCGTCCTCCAGCAGCTGCTCAACAAGCAGCGCCAGCAGGCACGCGGCACAGCAGACAGCCTCACCCAGAGCCCCCAAAAGGCTGCTAGCGATAGCCTAAGCCAGCCCAGCGCGAAGCCAGCAGCCTCGGATAGCCTTGGCCTCCTCGCAGTGCGCTTCAAGGACCTCAAGCCTGGGGAATACTACCTGCGCCTCATCGTAGACGCAGACGGCGATGGAGCCTTCACTCCTGGGGACTACCCACGACAGCCCGAGGAGGTCTTCTACTGCCCGCAGACCTTCGCGATCAAGAAGGGCTTCACCACCGAGGAGCAGTGGGACATCCGGGCCACAGATCCCATGGAGTCGAAGCCCCAGGAGCTGCGCAAGGTCAAGCCTGACACGGCCAAGAAGCAGCGCATAGATAAGAACATCGAGTACTACAAGCGCTGGGGCAAGGGGGGCAAAGCCGCCCCACAGCCCCAGCTAGCCCAGCCACGCTAG